ACATCCAGATGCAGATAAGCTAAGTGTATGTCAAATAGATTTAGGAACAGCAGTTAGACAAATTGTTTGTGGTGCAAAAAATATTCGTGAAGGATTGTATGTTCCAGTTGCTACGGTTGGGGCAGTTATGCCTAATGGTATGAAGATTAAGCACGCAAAATTAAGAGGTGTTGAAAGTGATGGAATGGTCTGTTCTGCAACTGAGCTTGGTCTTCCTGCTATCGAAAATGGTATTTTAGAGTTAGATGAGAGTATAGGTCAGCTTGAAATAGGTAAAGAACTTTCAGAGTATCCGCTTCTTAATGATGATGTAATAGAGATAGAATTAACTGCAAACCGAGGGGATTGTTTAAGTATTTACGGGGTTGCAAGAGAACTGTCAGTTGCTTTTGATCGTACATTAAAAAAACCTCGTTATGAAGAGGATGATATTCAGCATAAAGGCATAGGTAGAATTTTGCAGTTTTCTCATATAGGAAACCATTCTGTAAGTCTTGTGTACAAGGCATTAGATGCAACAAATTTACAGACTCCTTTGCTTATTAAGTTTCGATTGGCATTGATTGATCAAGTTAAGCAAAATAGTATTGACTCATTTTTGCAATATACTATTCATTCTACTGGTGTAATTCTTAGAGGATACAGCTTTAAAAAATTGGCTGGGGATAATGAAAAAGCCAGGCTTGTATTAAAAGAAGATGAGAGAGGATTGGGGATTGTTTTATCTGAAGATAAAGCAGTTTCTATTGTTGGTATATCTCAATCTGAAGAGGTGAAAGCCACAGATTCAGATACTACAACTTTGATAGAAGCAAGTTATGTACAGCCTGAACTGATTGCTCCAATTGTAAAAAAAGAGCAGCTTAAAACTGATCCACTCTATTATCGTACATCAAGAGGCAGTGAACCAGATTTAACGTTTGGACTGGATTTTCTTTTTAAAACATTAGAAGAATATAATGAAATTGACCTTTATGCAGGTAGCAGCGAGTTTATAACGCAAAAAGAGACATTGAAACTTGATCTCTCTATTAATGAAATAGAAAAACTAATAGGTCAGCCAATAGAGCTTAGTCAGGTAGTTTTGATTCTAAGCCGATTGGGATTTGAGATTATTAAAACTGAAGATGAAAAGATTATTTTAAAAGTTCCTCCATTTAGGCACGATATTGCAAACAGACAGGATGTTATTGAAGAGATTGTAAGAGTTGTAGGAATAGATAATATTAAATCCAAACCAATCTGTTTTGAAGAGTCTAATCGTTTGACATATTCGTATGAACACTATAAGTATTTACGTCAGCTTCGTTTTAAAGCTGTTGGAAATGGATTTTATGAGACGGTTCACTATATCTTTTGTGATAATAAACGTCTTGAAGAGTTTGGGTTTAAGACTATATCTGAAGAGTTGGCACTAATCAATCCTATAACAAATGAGATGGATGGTCTCAGACCTATGCTTATGGTCAATATGCTTGACTCATTACAACGAAATGTACGTATGTCAAAAAAACGTATACCTCTTTTTGAAATAGGAACTGTATTTGATGCAAATCGTCAAGAAAGTCAACACATGCTTTTTGCTTTCAGTGGTGAAGAGAGTTTAGACACTGTTCCAAATAGTGGGAAGCCATCATCTATTGACTTTGCATCATTTGTTAAAAAAGTTGCTGCAATTATAGGTCAGTTTGAGTTAGTAGAATCAGAAGAAAAAAATGGTTTAATGCACCCTTATCAATCAGCAGATATTTTAATTGATGGGCAAAAGGTTGGTATTGTTGCACAACTTCATCCAGTAATTCAGGAAAAGTTTGATCTTCCAAAAACTTTTTTTGCAGAAATTGATACCAAATATCTTGTTGCTAAACACATTAATGCTAAAGCAATAAGTAGCTTTACTCCAATACAAAGAGATTTAAGTATAGTTGTTAAAAAGACATTGCTATTTAGTGAAATTCGAAAAACTCTAAAAGACTCTTTACCTGATGGTGTTCAGTCATTCTATCCAATAGATAGATATGTTGATGAGTCATTGGGTGATGAGATGAGTTTGACACTTAGATTTGTAATATCTTCTATGGAAAAGACATTGCAAGAAGATGAGATTAATGCAATGATGGATGAAATTTTGTCACTATTAGAAAAAAATTGTAATGCGAGATTACGATGAAGATAATGAAAGTTTTTTCAGCTAATAAGCCAGTAAATATGGTGTGTGACAAGATTGCAAGTGATAAGTCAATCTCACACCGTTGTGCTATGTTTTCACTTTTAAGCGACCAACCAAGCAAAATATGCAACTTTTTAAAAGCAGAAGATACGCTTAATACTTTGAAGATTGTTGAAAAATTGGGTGCAGATGTAAGTATTGATGGAAACATAGTAAATATTGTTCCACCTAAGAAAGTTCATGAACCTGATGATGTTTTGGATTGTGGTAACTCTGGAACAGCTATAAGGCTATTTTGCGGTTTTTTAAGTAGTCTAGATGGCCATTTTGTATTAACAGGCGATAAATATTTAAGACGCAGACCAATGCGTCGGGTTACTGATCCATTAAGGAAAATTGGTGCAAAGATAGATGGAAGAGAAGATGGTAATCTAGCACCTATTTCCATTAGAGGAAAAGAACTTAAATCATTTCATTTTGAAAGCAAGATTGCTTCAGCACAGGTTAAAAGTGCAATGATTCTTGCTGCATTGCGTGCAGATGCTCCTTCAACATATAAAGAGCCTGAGCTAACAAGAGATCATACAGAACGTATGTTACGTGGTATGGGAGCAAAGATTGAAAGTTCAGAAGTTATTAAAATAGAGCCAATTACAAAGCCTCTTAATCCTCTTGATATTACTGTACCTGCCGATCCTTCTAGTGGCTTTTTCTTTGCTGTTGCAGCGGCAATTGTACCTGATAGCAAAGTAGTAATAAAAAATACAACATTGAACCCTACACGCATTGAAGCATATAATGTATTAAAAAGAATGGGTGCTAAAGTAGAATTAATAGAAAAAGATAACCGTTACGAACCTATTGGTGATATTGTAGTTTCATATAACGGTAAACTAAAAGGTGTTGAAGTTTCGCAAAAGATCTCTTGGTTAATTGACGAATTGCCTGCTCTTGCTATTGCAATGGCTGTAGCAGATGGAAAAAGTATTGTCAAAAATGCTCGTGAATTAAGAGTAAAAGAATCAGATCGCATAAGCTGTGTTATTGAAGGATTAAAGCGGTGTAAAATTGTGTGCAGTGAAATGGAAGATGGTTATACTATAGAAGGAGGCAATTTACACTCTGCTACAATTAATAGCTATGGAGACCATCGTATTGCGATGAGTTTTGCTATTGGAGGATTGCTTGCAGATATGGTAATTGAAGATATAGACTGTATAGCTACATCTTTTCCAAACTTTATAGAACTGCTCAAAGAGTTGACAGAGGTTAATTGCTGAAAATTAAAAATGTTTCATTCTTGCCCAAAGGGCAAAGCTTCAGTGAGAGGAATTTTTGCTAAAGCTTGCTTTCTTAAAGAGAGTACAAGCACAAGAGCAAAAAGGAGATTTAAATAATGAAAATTGAATTAGCTGAAAGTTACGGTTTCTGTTTTGGTGTAAAACGTGCAATCAAAATTGCTGAAGAGAATCCGGGCAGTGCTACACTTGGCCCATTAATTCACAATAATATGGAGATAGCGCGTCTAAAAAGAGATTTTAATGTTTCTTTGGTGGAATCTTTAGATGATGTAAAGCCTGGCAGTGCAACTGTAATTAGAACTCATGGTATTCCTAAAAATGACTTAAAAGAGCTTTTAGCGAAAAATACTAAAGTGATTGATGCGACATGCCCTTTTGTTACAAAGCCTCAGCAAATTGTAGAAGAGATGAGCCAAGAGGGGTATGACATTGTTATTTTTGGAGATAAAAACCACCCAGAAATAAAAGGTGTTATGAGTTATGCTACAGGACCAGTTTATGCAGTATTAAGCATTGAAGACCTTGAAAAAATTCATTTACGTGAACGTGTAGCTGTTATAGCTCAAACTACACGTAAGATTGAAGAGTATAATAAAATTGTAAATTGGCTTGTACCAAGACA
The genomic region above belongs to Hydrogenimonas thermophila and contains:
- the aroA gene encoding 3-phosphoshikimate 1-carboxyvinyltransferase → MKIMKVFSANKPVNMVCDKIASDKSISHRCAMFSLLSDQPSKICNFLKAEDTLNTLKIVEKLGADVSIDGNIVNIVPPKKVHEPDDVLDCGNSGTAIRLFCGFLSSLDGHFVLTGDKYLRRRPMRRVTDPLRKIGAKIDGREDGNLAPISIRGKELKSFHFESKIASAQVKSAMILAALRADAPSTYKEPELTRDHTERMLRGMGAKIESSEVIKIEPITKPLNPLDITVPADPSSGFFFAVAAAIVPDSKVVIKNTTLNPTRIEAYNVLKRMGAKVELIEKDNRYEPIGDIVVSYNGKLKGVEVSQKISWLIDELPALAIAMAVADGKSIVKNARELRVKESDRISCVIEGLKRCKIVCSEMEDGYTIEGGNLHSATINSYGDHRIAMSFAIGGLLADMVIEDIDCIATSFPNFIELLKELTEVNC
- a CDS encoding 4-hydroxy-3-methylbut-2-enyl diphosphate reductase; translation: MKIELAESYGFCFGVKRAIKIAEENPGSATLGPLIHNNMEIARLKRDFNVSLVESLDDVKPGSATVIRTHGIPKNDLKELLAKNTKVIDATCPFVTKPQQIVEEMSQEGYDIVIFGDKNHPEIKGVMSYATGPVYAVLSIEDLEKIHLRERVAVIAQTTRKIEEYNKIVNWLVPRHKEVRVFNTICNATFENQDAAKELAKRADVMIVVGGKQSSNTKQLHSICKSFCPDSYHIESKDELQKEWFDGKKLCGVTAGASTPEWIIEEIIGKIREFKV
- the pheT gene encoding phenylalanine--tRNA ligase subunit beta, which codes for MIVTRRWLEEWVDLKGISTEDICKKLNSLGLEVDSLQQITIPKKIVVGFVKSCEKHPDADKLSVCQIDLGTAVRQIVCGAKNIREGLYVPVATVGAVMPNGMKIKHAKLRGVESDGMVCSATELGLPAIENGILELDESIGQLEIGKELSEYPLLNDDVIEIELTANRGDCLSIYGVARELSVAFDRTLKKPRYEEDDIQHKGIGRILQFSHIGNHSVSLVYKALDATNLQTPLLIKFRLALIDQVKQNSIDSFLQYTIHSTGVILRGYSFKKLAGDNEKARLVLKEDERGLGIVLSEDKAVSIVGISQSEEVKATDSDTTTLIEASYVQPELIAPIVKKEQLKTDPLYYRTSRGSEPDLTFGLDFLFKTLEEYNEIDLYAGSSEFITQKETLKLDLSINEIEKLIGQPIELSQVVLILSRLGFEIIKTEDEKIILKVPPFRHDIANRQDVIEEIVRVVGIDNIKSKPICFEESNRLTYSYEHYKYLRQLRFKAVGNGFYETVHYIFCDNKRLEEFGFKTISEELALINPITNEMDGLRPMLMVNMLDSLQRNVRMSKKRIPLFEIGTVFDANRQESQHMLFAFSGEESLDTVPNSGKPSSIDFASFVKKVAAIIGQFELVESEEKNGLMHPYQSADILIDGQKVGIVAQLHPVIQEKFDLPKTFFAEIDTKYLVAKHINAKAISSFTPIQRDLSIVVKKTLLFSEIRKTLKDSLPDGVQSFYPIDRYVDESLGDEMSLTLRFVISSMEKTLQEDEINAMMDEILSLLEKNCNARLR